Proteins encoded by one window of Melospiza georgiana isolate bMelGeo1 chromosome 18, bMelGeo1.pri, whole genome shotgun sequence:
- the EIF4ENIF1 gene encoding eukaryotic translation initiation factor 4E transporter isoform X2 produces the protein MDKRGGAATETENGDAFLELNRVTTKYPHRYTKEELLDIKERPYSKKRPSCLSEKYDSDGVWDPEKWHASLYPTSGRTSPVESFKKDLDSDRTSLMRRIVDPRERVKEDDLDVVLSPQRRSFGGGCHVTASVSSRRAGSPLEKDSDGVRVIGGRRIGSGRIISSRNFDKDHRGGDSRDARDRDRDRDYKDKRFRREFGDSKRVFGERRRNDSYTEEEPEWFSAGPTSQSETIELTGFDDKILEEDHKGRKRTRRRTASLKEGIECNGGVAEEDEVQAVLANETPADQEVPREAVLQEPAPGEFDFNEFFNLDKSVPGLASMIEDVLGEGSVSASRFSRWFSNPSRSGSRSSSLRSTPHEELERLAGLEQAILSPGQNSGNYFAPIPLEDHSENKVDILEMLQKAKVDLKPLLSSLSANKEKLRESTHSGVVLSVEEVEAGLKGLKVDQEGKIATPFMAEQMEEALNVSGSRQMKKDGDMTAFNKLVSSMKASGTLPSQPKVNSLESHLMSPPEISGQPLSKNILQELLGPPITRPASSNVLSGLMGGLEPAASLLAQRAPSPPIPPVFPARAASADYLRHRISSPIGFGQGSQQLLGDPFPGVRKPMSPVAAQMSPLEIQQAALEGLALPHDLAIHAANFYQHGFGKPQMDKSRDGYRNRQQRMTKSPAPGHRGSASSPAPAASITSMLSPSFTPTSVIRKMYESKEKSKEDPVSGKMKISDVKDENQRPNEATDNLLSSSVENADQGTLPTLGTKLPALQRSACSTPLTQANRCTKEQDYRPKSAGRKTPTMASPVPGGPFLRPVHQVPLVPHVPLVRPAHQLHPGLVQRMMAQGVHPQHLPLLQAGMLPPGVDLSHLQGISAPILGQPFYPLPTASHHILNPRSGTPLQLAMMQQQLQRSGSGAQGSPAGAQTTPQNVLPRTGLSHGHTQLDHRPSQRSGSPIGLAKWFGSDVLQQPLPSMPSKVISVDELEFRQ, from the exons gaggagctgctggataTTAAAGAGCGTCCCTACTCTAAGAAAAGACCTTCTtgtctttctgaaaaatatgacAG tGATGGTGTCTGGGATCCAGAGAAGTGGCATGCATCTTTATATCCAACTTCAGGGAGAACTTCACCAGTGGAAAGCTTTAAAAAAGATTTGGATTCAGATCGGACCTCTCTTATGCGTAGAATAGTAG ATCCAAGAGAGCGAGTGAAAGAAGATGACTTGGATGTAGTGCTGAGTCCCCAGAGGCGGAGCTTTGGGGGCGGCTGCCATGTCACAGCGTCCGTCAGCTCCCGGCGGGCAGGGAGCCCCCTGGAGAAGGACAGCGACGGCGTCCGCGTCATCGGCGGCCGCAGGATCGGCAGCGGCAGGATCATCTCCTCCAGGAACTTCGACAAGGACCATCGGGGCGGGGACTCCAGGGACGCCCGGGACCGCGATCGGGACAGGGACTACAAGGATAAACGCTTCAGG AGGGAATTTGGTGACAGCAAACGTGTCTTTGGGGAGCGAAGAAGGAATGATTCCTACACTGAAGAGGAGCCTGAGTGGTTCTCTGCTGGGCCTACAAGTCAGTCTGAAACCATTGAGCTGACAGGCTTTGATGATAAAATTCTGGAGGAAGATCACAAAGGCAGAAAGCGTACGAGGCGACGCACGGCCTCGCTGAAGGAGG gcaTAGAATGCAATGGTGGAGTGGCAGAAGAGGATGAAGTGCAAGCTGTCCTTGCCAATGAAACTCCAGCAGATCAAGAAGTTCCTAGAGAAGCTGTTTTACAAGAACCTGCTCCAGGAGAGTTTGACTTCAATGAGTTCTTTAACTTGGATAAAAGTGTTCCTGGCCTGGCTTCT ATGATAGAGGATGTGCTGGGGGAAGGCtcagtgtctgccagcaggTTCAGCAGGTGGTTTTCCAATCCCAGTCGTTCTGGAAGTCGGTCAAGCAGCTTGAGATCTACCCCTcatgaggagctggagaggctGGCAG GTCTAGAGCAAGCCATTCTCTCCCCTGGCCAGAACTCTGGAAACTACTTTGCTCCCATTCCATTGGAAGACCACTCTGAAAACAAAGTGGACATCCTAGAAATGCTACAGAAAGCCAAAGTGGACTTAAAACCTCTTCTCTCAAGTCTTTCAGCCAACAAGGAAAAGCTTAGAGAGAGCA CACATTCAGGGGTTGTACTCTCAGTGGAGGAAGTCGAAGCTGGGCTAAAAGGTCTGAAAGTGGATCAGGAGGGGAAAATTGCCACTCCCTTTATGGCTGAGCAGATGGAAGAAGCCCTGAACGTCAGTGGCTCCAGGCAGATGAAGAAGGATGGGGACATGACAGCGTTTAACAAACTGGTCAGCAGCATGAAGGCAAGCGGGACTCTGCCTTCCCAGCCCAAGGTCAAT AGCCTTGAAAGCCACTTAATGTCACCTCCAGAGATATCAGGCCAGCCTCTGTCAAAGAATATTCTACAG GAGCTTCTTGGTCCACCCATTACCAGACCTGCTTCATCGAATGTGTTGAGTGGGCTGATGGGTGGTTTGGagcctgcagcctccctgctggcacagagagccccctctccccccatccctcctgtgtTCCCTGCTCGAGCTGCCTCTGCAGATTACCTGCGCCACAGAATATCTTCCCCCATTG GTTTTGGACAAGGTTCTCAGCAGTTGCTTGGTGATCCATTTCCAGGTGTAAGGAAGCCCATGAGCCCAGTTGCTGCACAG ATGAGTCCCCTGGAGATCCAGCAAGCTGCATTAGAGGGACTGGCACTCCCACATGACTTGGCCATACATGCAGCAAATTTCTACCAGCATGGCTTTGGTAAACCACAAATggacaaaagcagagatggCTACAGAAACAG GCAGCAGAGAATGACCAAATCCCCTGCACCAGGACACAGAGGGAGTGCATcttctccagcccctgcagcatccATTACAAGCATG CTGTCTCCTTCCTTCACACCTACCTCGGTGATTCGCAAGATGTACGagagcaaagagaaaagcaaagaggaTCCAGTTTCtgggaaaatgaaaatcagTGATGTTAAAGATGAAAATCAGAGACCAAATGAAG CTACAGATAACCTACTGTCTAGTTCTGTGGAGAATGCAGATCAAGGAACTTTGCCCACCTTAGGTACCAAACTACCTGCACTGCAACGCTCTGCATGTTCCACACCTCTTACCCAAGCAAATCGTTGCACCAAAGAGCAAGACTACAGGCCCAAATCAGCTGGTAGGAAGACTCCTACAATGGCCTCCCCAGTACCAGGAGGCCCTTTCCTTCGTCCTGTTCATCAAGTACCCCTTGTTCCCCATGTACCACTTGTACGACCTGCTCATCAACTGCACCCAGGATTGGTCCAGAGAATGATGGCACAGGGGGTCCATCCACAGCATCTTCCTCTGCTGCAAGCAG GTATGCTTCCTCCTGGAGTGGACCTGTCTCACTTGCAGGGAATATCTGCTCCCATCCTTGGCCAGCCTTTTTATCCATTACCAACAGCAAGCCATCACATCCTCAATCCACGCTCGGGGACACCTCTGCAGCTCGCCATGATGCAACAGCAGCTACAACGATCAG gctctggagcacagggatcaCCTGCTGGTGCACAAACAACCCCTCAGAATGTGCTGCCTCGGACTGGATTATCTCACGGGCACACACAGCTCGACCATCGCCCCAGCCAGAGGAGTGGCTCTCCCATTGGCCTTGCAAAGTGGTTTGGTTCAGATGTGTTGCAGCAGCCTCTTCCATCCATGCCCTCCAAAGTCATCAGTGTGGATGAACTGGAATTCCGGCAGTGA